A segment of the Candidatus Brevundimonas phytovorans genome:
ACCCATGAGCGAGACGTTCAGGGTCATCCTGCTGATCGCCCTGACCGCCGCCTTCCTGACGACGGGCGCCCTGATGCTGTCCTGGTGGATGGAGCCTGAGCGACGACTGAAGCGGGCCCTGATGAAGACGCTGGGCGTCAAGGCCGACACTGAGGCCCTTTCCCCCGCCGAGGGTCGCGCCGCGGGTCTGGATTTCGACGGCGGTCAGGTCGTCGTGCTGTGGAAACGCGGTTCTCAGGGCCTGGTCTATGCCTTCGACGAGGTCGAGGGCGGCGAGATCATCGTCGACGGCCATGTCGTCGCCCGCGCCCGGCGCGGCCTGGCGCGCAAGGATCTGGACGTCGTCGTGCCCGAGGCGGAACAGGTGGTTCTGCGCCTGATGTTCGACGACACGCGCAGCCCCGAGTTCGAACTGGCCCTGTGGAACGCCGACCTGCCCGCCTCCACCGGGTCGCCGACCGAGGCGTTGCGGCTGGGGCGCCGCTGGTTGTCGCACGTCGAAGCCCTGATGAAGCGCTGATCGCCCTTCCCGCCTCCGCTGCGGAAGGCTAGAAGCCGCCTCTACTGTTTACTGTGTTTCAGGAGCCCGCCGTGGCCCGTCTCTTCGACGCCTACATCATCGCCGACTGGACCGCCGCCGAAGGCAAGAAGCTGGGCGAGCAGACCCTGTGGGTCGGCGTCGCCAAGCGCGACGTGCGTTTCCGCCTCTATACCGAGACCCACAACGTCGCCACGCGCGCCGAAGGCGAAGCCCTGATCGCCGACCTGCTGGCCGAGCACCGCAAGCGCGGCGACCGCGTCCTGGTCGGCTTCGACTTCGACTTCGGCTTCCCAGCCGGCACGGCTGCGCGCCTCAAGCTGGACGGCCGCCCGTGGGAGGCCATGGGCAAGTTCTTGGCCGCCAACATCGTCGACAAGGCCGGCAACACCAACAACCGCTATCAGGTCGCGGCCAAGATGAACCGGCTGATGACCGACCAGCCCTGGCCCTTCTGGGGCGCGCCCGCCAGCCAGGCCCAGCGCTGGCTGACCACGACCAAGCCGCCCGAAGGCGCCGGCGCCGACATCCCGGAGTTCCGCGCCACCGAACTGGCCGCGCGCAAGGACAAGCTGCCGCCCAAGAGCGTCTGGCAGATGCACGGCGCGGGCGCTGTCGGCGGCCTGACCCTGCTGGGCGTGCCCATGCTGCGCCGCCTGCTGGACAAGCT
Coding sequences within it:
- a CDS encoding cobalamin biosynthesis protein CbiG, encoding MARLFDAYIIADWTAAEGKKLGEQTLWVGVAKRDVRFRLYTETHNVATRAEGEALIADLLAEHRKRGDRVLVGFDFDFGFPAGTAARLKLDGRPWEAMGKFLAANIVDKAGNTNNRYQVAAKMNRLMTDQPWPFWGAPASQAQRWLTTTKPPEGAGADIPEFRATELAARKDKLPPKSVWQMHGAGAVGGLTLLGVPMLRRLLDKLGASAAVWPFNTGWRELTEADVEPLSAVVVEVWPALFDAKRKINGEGVKEYKTQAQVRTAAEAFAQMDDAGTLQKAFAPPKTADEALVAQVESEEGWILGV